The following proteins come from a genomic window of Acipenser ruthenus chromosome 44, fAciRut3.2 maternal haplotype, whole genome shotgun sequence:
- the LOC117398863 gene encoding zinc finger protein 383-like, whose protein sequence is MEEARVRRVCEMKEEMDICASSASLLEEELASAIEPAVKAAVLSVMSALAKFVDSKCAVFNLRLDERDQEFESVRLRLEIAENGLKAVSEREYTNTAEKNFTQSLTNTETQYHGSDSIIAQGLPARDFSTLPVQPVRDPVPAVHTALKNSRVLIQEDGSYSEQDLLMRGDDSEQRDHTSTAGWRRALKGPAERNALPHAEEGLKAESVPIQEELFDQEWCRSPEQDTELTSIEGEEQKPALDPVHINEEIPGIEPVIIKEEVLELESDPIEEGGSDHFERRQQIHTGEKLHVCTVYGKSLSTSTELKRHHRIHTGERPYCCTECGKSFNTSTDLKRHRRFHTGEKLHHLKTHQQIHYGKKLYHYNGGEKSFSQLGTLTLHQRMHTGGKLYRCTDCAKDFNTAEELKIHQRSHTGEKPYRCTECEKRFKQLSHLKAHQRIHTGEKQYHCDDCGKSFIVSADLKRHQRIHTGEKPYSCTECEKSFKQISHLKSHQRIHTGEKPYSCDYCGKRFTRAGNLMLHLRVHTGEQSTHCAQ, encoded by the exons ATGGAAGAGGCGAGAGTGAGACGCGTCTGTGAAATGAAAGAAGAGATGGATATCTGCGCATCCTCCGCGTCTCTCCTTGAGGAAGAACTCGCCTCTGCTATCGAGcctgcagtgaaagcggctgtgctGAGCGTCATGTCTGCGTTAGCAAAGTTCGTGGacagtaaatgtgcagttttcaatcTCAGACTGGACGAAAGAGACCAAGAATTTGAAAGCGTGAGATTGCGATTGGAAATAGCGGAGAACGGGTTGAAAGCCGTAAGCGAACGAGAATACACGAACACTGCCGAGAAAAACTTCACCCAATCTCTCACAAACACTGAAACACAATACCACGGGAGCGACAGTATTATTGCTCAGGGGCTGCCGGCGCGGGATTTCTCCACTCTTCCAGTTCAGCCAGTCAGGGATCCGGTGCCTGCAGTCCACACCGCACTGAAAAACTCCCGGGTTTTAATCCAGGAGGATGGAAGCTATTCCGAGCAGGACCTGCTGATGCGAGGTGATGACTCTGAACAGAGAGACCACACAAGCACAGCGGGGTGGAGAAGAGCACTGAAAG GTCCTGCAGAGAGAAATGCTCTCCCTCATGCTGAGGAAGGGTTGAAGGCAGAATCAGTTCCCATTCAAGAGGAGCTCTTTGACCAGGAATGGTGCAGGAGTCCAGAGCAGGATACAGAGCTGACATCTATTGAAGGGGAGGAGCAGAAACCTGCACTAGATCCTGTCCACATTAATGAAGAGATCCCTGGAATTGAACCGGTCATCATTAAAGAGGAGGTTCTTGAACTTGAATCTGACCCCATTGAAGAGGGGGGTTCTGACCACTTTGAAAGACGACAgcaaattcatacaggagagaaactgcaTGTCTGCACTGTATATGGGAAGAGTCTCAGTACATCTACAGAGCTGAAAAGACACCatcgaattcacacaggagaaagacCGTACTGCTgcactgaatgtggaaagagtttcaataCCTCTACAGATCTGAAAAGACACCGTCgctttcacacaggagagaagttaCACcatcttaaaacacaccagcaaattcactaTGGAAAGAAGCTGTATCACTATAATGGAGGTGAGAAGAGTTTCTCTCAGTTAGGAACCCTTACATTGCATCAGCGAATGCACACAGGAGGGAAGCTGTATCGCTGCACTGACTGCGCAAAGGATTTCAATACAGCAGAAGAACTCAAGATACACCAGAGatctcacacaggagagaaaccgtatcgctgcacCGAGTGTGAGAAGCGTTTCAAACAACTATCCCACCTTAAAgcccaccagcgaattcacacaggagagaaacagtaTCATTGtgatgactgtgggaagagtttcattgtGTCTGcagacctgaaaagacaccagcgaattcacacaggagagaagccgtataGCTGCACAGAGtgtgagaagagtttcaaacAAATATCCCACCTTAAAtcccaccagcgaattcacacaggagaaaagcCATATAGCTGTGAttactgtgggaagagattcactcGGGCAGGAAATCTGATGTTACACCTTCGGGTTCACACAGGGGAGCAGTCGACTCACTGCGCTCAATAA